A region of Thermococcus barossii DNA encodes the following proteins:
- the albA gene encoding DNA-binding protein Alba, producing the protein MAEEHVVYIGKKPVMNYVLAVITQFNEGAKEVSVKARGRAISRAVDVAEIVRNRFLPEVRVKEIKIGTEELPTADGRTANTSTIEIILEKP; encoded by the coding sequence ATGGCAGAGGAGCATGTCGTCTACATCGGAAAGAAGCCGGTTATGAACTACGTCCTCGCCGTGATAACCCAGTTCAACGAGGGCGCCAAGGAGGTCAGCGTTAAGGCTCGCGGTAGGGCCATCAGCAGGGCCGTCGACGTCGCCGAGATCGTCAGGAACAGGTTCCTCCCAGAGGTCAGGGTCAAGGAGATCAAGATCGGTACCGAGGAGCTCCCGACTGCCGATGGCAGGACCGCCAACACCTCGACCATCGAGATCATCCTCGAGAAGCCGTGA